One genomic window of Quercus lobata isolate SW786 chromosome 9, ValleyOak3.0 Primary Assembly, whole genome shotgun sequence includes the following:
- the LOC115959746 gene encoding uncharacterized protein LOC115959746 — protein sequence MSRIPNLRSLQSLFLFCLISLQFISGFANDSPSAKDENNAGSHGASGSSVGIKIVIVCLGLVAVFAFAVFLFKIWQKKKREEQHARLLKLFEDDDELEVELGIRD from the exons atgagtagAATTCCAAACCTAAGATCTCTGCAATCCCTTTTCCTCTTTTGCTTGATCTCTCTGCAATTCAtttcag GCTTTGCGAATGATTCTCCAAGTGCAAAAGATGAAAATAATGCTGGGAGTCATGGTGCTTCGGGTAGTTCTGTAGGTATCAAGATAGTTATTGTATGCCTGGGTTTGGTGGCAGTTTTTGCTTTTGCTGTGTTTTTATTCAAGATATGgcagaaaaagaagagagaagagcaGCATGCTCGTCTTCTAAAGCTgtttgaggatgatgatgagcTTGAGGTTGAACTTGGTATTCGGGACTGA
- the LOC115959745 gene encoding agamous-like MADS-box protein AGL11 isoform X1: MCLGLSGCAMGRRKIEIKRIEDNTKRQVSFCKRRNGLLKKACELSVLCDAEVALLIFSSRGRLYEYANNSTKSTIERYKNACLDSAESSSIAETNTQYYQQESAKLRLLIQNMQDSNRHLLGEEVSSLNSKDQEQLESKIVQGLIKIKSKKVMELENENAYLQANVAEVERLKQANSNMSVQDLNAFQALSLNSFTPIAVEGSTSYSQPEQNILRLG, translated from the exons ATGTGTTTAGGCCTCTCAGGTTGTGCAATGGGGAGAAGAAAGATTGAGATCAAGCGGATTGAGGACAATACAAAACGCCAAGTCTCCTTCTGCAAGAGGAGAAATGGACTCTTAAAGAAAGCTTGTGAACTTTCTGTCCTGTGCGACGCAGAAGTGGCTCTTCTCATCTTCTCCAGTCGTGGACGGCTTTATGAGTATGCAAACAACAG TACAAAATCAACCATTGAAAGGTACAAGAATGCATGCTTGGACAGCGCAGAATCAAGCTCTATTGCAGAAACAAATACTCAA TACTATCAACAAGAATCTGCAAAACTAAGGCTACTAATCCAAAATATGCAGGATTCTAACAG GCATTTACTGGGTGAGGAAGTGAGTTCTCTAAATAGCAAAGATCAGGAGCAATTAGAGAGCAAGATTGTACAAGGGCTCATTAAAATCAAGTCAAAGAAG GTGATGGAGCTCGAAAATGAAAATGCTTATCTTCAAGCAAAT GTAGCAGAAGTTGAAAGGCTTAAGCAAGCAAATTCAAATATGTCTGTACAAGATCTCAATGCATTTCAGGCATTATCTCTCAATTCATTTACTCCAATTGCAGTTGAGGGTAGCACTTCCTACTCACAGCCAGAACAAAACATACTTCGTCTAGG GTAA
- the LOC115959745 gene encoding agamous-like MADS-box protein AGL11 isoform X2: MGRRKIEIKRIEDNTKRQVSFCKRRNGLLKKACELSVLCDAEVALLIFSSRGRLYEYANNSTKSTIERYKNACLDSAESSSIAETNTQYYQQESAKLRLLIQNMQDSNRHLLGEEVSSLNSKDQEQLESKIVQGLIKIKSKKVMELENENAYLQANVAEVERLKQANSNMSVQDLNAFQALSLNSFTPIAVEGSTSYSQPEQNILRLG, translated from the exons ATGGGGAGAAGAAAGATTGAGATCAAGCGGATTGAGGACAATACAAAACGCCAAGTCTCCTTCTGCAAGAGGAGAAATGGACTCTTAAAGAAAGCTTGTGAACTTTCTGTCCTGTGCGACGCAGAAGTGGCTCTTCTCATCTTCTCCAGTCGTGGACGGCTTTATGAGTATGCAAACAACAG TACAAAATCAACCATTGAAAGGTACAAGAATGCATGCTTGGACAGCGCAGAATCAAGCTCTATTGCAGAAACAAATACTCAA TACTATCAACAAGAATCTGCAAAACTAAGGCTACTAATCCAAAATATGCAGGATTCTAACAG GCATTTACTGGGTGAGGAAGTGAGTTCTCTAAATAGCAAAGATCAGGAGCAATTAGAGAGCAAGATTGTACAAGGGCTCATTAAAATCAAGTCAAAGAAG GTGATGGAGCTCGAAAATGAAAATGCTTATCTTCAAGCAAAT GTAGCAGAAGTTGAAAGGCTTAAGCAAGCAAATTCAAATATGTCTGTACAAGATCTCAATGCATTTCAGGCATTATCTCTCAATTCATTTACTCCAATTGCAGTTGAGGGTAGCACTTCCTACTCACAGCCAGAACAAAACATACTTCGTCTAGGGTGA
- the LOC115959744 gene encoding immune-associated nucleotide-binding protein 9 codes for MGGSVIDDDWELTSPSNGVRTVVLVGRTGNGKSATGNSIIGKRAFKSKASSSGVTSTCELQRTVLRDGQIVNVIDTPGLFDFSAESEFVGREIVKCIDLAKDGIHAVLIVYSVRTRFSQEEEAALRSLQTLFGSKIVDYMIVVFTGGDELEDNDETLEDYLGRECPKPLQEILVLCKNRVVLFDNKTKDESKRVEQVQTLLSLVNMVIAQNGGQPYTDEIFAELKKGAMKLRNQQEQVDSLKGYSKREISELKDNMHRSYEEQLKRITEMVETKLRETTNRLEQQLAAEQAARLRAEELAHLAQMKSNDEIRKLREHLEKAEEELRKRSENRCAIL; via the exons ATGGGTGGGAGTGTAATAGATGATGACTGGGAGCTTACCTCCCCATCCAATGGAGTTCGAACGGTGGTTTTAGTTGGACGTACAGGGAATGGCAAAAGTGCAACAGGGAATAGCATTATTGGGAAAAGGGCCTTCAAGTCCAAGGCAAGCTCCTCTGGTGTTACAAGCACTTGTGAACTGCAGAGAACCGTACTGAGAGATGGACAGATTGTTAATGTCATTGACACTCCTG GGTTGTTTGATTTTTCTGCCGAATCTGAATTTGTTGGCAGAGAAATTGTGAAATGTATTGACTTGGCAAAGGATGGGATCCATGCAGTTCTAATAGTTTATTCAGTTAGGACCCGCTTTTCACAAGAAGAGGAAGCTGCACTTCGTAGCTTGCAAACTTTGTTTGGAAGCAAAATTGTTGACTACATGATTGTAGTCTTCACTGGGGGGGATGAACTTGAAGATAATGATGAGACATTGGAAGATTATTTGGGTCGTGAATGCCCTAAGCCTTTACAG GAAATCCTTGTTTTATGTAAAAATCGGGTTGTGCTTTTCGATAACAAGACCAAGGATGAAAGCAAGAGGGTTGAGCAGGTTCAGACACTTCTTTCACTTGTAAACATGGTTATAGCACAAAATGGTGGACAACCATATACAGATGAGATATTTGCTGAACTGAAG AAGGGGGCCATGAAACTCCGCAATCAACAGGAACAGGTTGATTCTCTGAAAGGTTACTCGAAACGAGAAATATCAGAGTTAAAGGATAATATGCATCGTTCATACGAGGAGCAGCTCAAACGAATTACTGAGATG GTCGAGACAAAGCTTAGAGAGACAACTAATAGGCTTGAGCAACAATTGGCAGCAGAGCAAGCTGCACGTTTGAGGGCCGAAGAGCTAGCACATTTAGCTCAAATGAAATCAAATGATGAAATTCGTAAGCTCAGAGAACATCTAGAGAAAGCGGAGGAGGAGCTCCGTAAGCGCAGTGAGAATCGGTGTGCCATTCTATGA
- the LOC115959745 gene encoding agamous-like MADS-box protein AGL11 isoform X3, producing MCLGLSGCAMGRRKIEIKRIEDNTKRQVSFCKRRNGLLKKACELSVLCDAEVALLIFSSRGRLYEYANNSTKSTIERYKNACLDSAESSSIAETNTQYYQQESAKLRLLIQNMQDSNRHLLGEEVSSLNSKDQEQLESKIVQGLIKIKSKKVAEVERLKQANSNMSVQDLNAFQALSLNSFTPIAVEGSTSYSQPEQNILRLG from the exons ATGTGTTTAGGCCTCTCAGGTTGTGCAATGGGGAGAAGAAAGATTGAGATCAAGCGGATTGAGGACAATACAAAACGCCAAGTCTCCTTCTGCAAGAGGAGAAATGGACTCTTAAAGAAAGCTTGTGAACTTTCTGTCCTGTGCGACGCAGAAGTGGCTCTTCTCATCTTCTCCAGTCGTGGACGGCTTTATGAGTATGCAAACAACAG TACAAAATCAACCATTGAAAGGTACAAGAATGCATGCTTGGACAGCGCAGAATCAAGCTCTATTGCAGAAACAAATACTCAA TACTATCAACAAGAATCTGCAAAACTAAGGCTACTAATCCAAAATATGCAGGATTCTAACAG GCATTTACTGGGTGAGGAAGTGAGTTCTCTAAATAGCAAAGATCAGGAGCAATTAGAGAGCAAGATTGTACAAGGGCTCATTAAAATCAAGTCAAAGAAG GTAGCAGAAGTTGAAAGGCTTAAGCAAGCAAATTCAAATATGTCTGTACAAGATCTCAATGCATTTCAGGCATTATCTCTCAATTCATTTACTCCAATTGCAGTTGAGGGTAGCACTTCCTACTCACAGCCAGAACAAAACATACTTCGTCTAGGGTGA